Genomic DNA from Hordeum vulgare subsp. vulgare chromosome 2H, MorexV3_pseudomolecules_assembly, whole genome shotgun sequence:
ggattggaggagcttaccagcctcttcgatttgccccaaatAACCCACCAAATggttgagggaggagggagatcgaaggggggatctggaggaggagggagaactTTTCGTGTAAGCtcgaaaggaagaggaggaagaataggtggttgGTGGCGACGGAGTCGGGCTGGGCAGTTATCTCCTTAAGAAACACCAGGGTGTCTGGCGTTTCACTGTTGGCTTGCAACGCCACAATAGTATGGCGTTTCATAAGTGACCTGCAACGTCACATTGGACTGGCGTTTGATAAGTGACATGAAATGCCACGGTTTATGACGTTTTTAAAAAGGATTAAAACGTGAAATTGTTTTGAGGCGAGTTCGTTCTGTGATTATTTTACCGCTAGTGGGTCAGAACAGTGAAAAACCCGTCCACGCGCCTTGTCTAAAAATCAAGTGGAGTGAAATGTTTGTGCGTGTTTGATTTTTTGACGCAACCTCGTCATAGGCCAGGAGCTCTCGCATTGCagtaagaaaaagagagaattaATCTAGTTTATAAGAAAAACCCGGATCGAAAATCTTATAGAATGAATCAGTTTATCACGAAAACGAGGCTAAAAAACCACACACGCAATGTAGCCTCGTCGATCATCCAGTCCAATACCACAATTACAACAAACACACGCCACCGGCTTCGAAGCCGCCGCCCCGACATCCAGTCGCATCGTTGCATGACACAGACACCTCGTAGCCCTTGCTACATGAGATGCATGCCCGCAGACCACAAACATTGCGCCATATATACGGGGACGCCGCTCCGACGTGCCAGCCCGATCGACCCCGCAGATCGCGTCGATCGAGCCGATGAACTCGCTACCCTTGTAGCACCGGCTGCCTCCGTCGCCGACGGCCATGGCAACCCTCCATTGATGCTTCGCTGCAACACAAACACAACGGATTTTGGCGGCGGGGCTTGCAGCATCCCTATAGCACGatagggaaggaggagaaggagggggcaaGTCTCCAGCAATGGTCGGCTCAGTCTGCATGAGAGaggcgagagggagagagacgcTGGTGAGGAAGATGCCCCGCGACTGTTTGAGGATAAGGTGGAGAAGGAGTGAGGATAATGTTAGATGGATGCGGTGGGCTGACCCACGAGGACACGTGTCGAATGGAGAAGCGGGTTTACGAGAGACAGAGATCATCCGGTTGATTATGATCATTTTTAAAAAAACACGCCTAATCTCCCGAAAACGTGTGTGCGCAATCACTTTGTTGCGAAGCCACCCAAAGCGGGTTTTTAGCTTGACGTGTTATTCCCTTAAGCGTTGAAGGATTGGTTCCTATCCTACATAGGAATAGGAAATCCGTTCCTGCAACCCAAAGGGCTCCAAGAAAAAACTATGAAAATCCTATCATATAGAATTCCGACAGAATTCCTATAGACCAAAAGAGGCCTCAGTTTGCATGATTCTTTCAGGCAGGTACCTTCAAAAAAATCGCATGCCCAAGGATAAAACTAGATGTTAAAGCTTCAACCATGCCGCGGTTTGTGCAACCGTGCCATTCCTACAGATAAAATAAAAATAGTCATCGCATTGCAAAATGGTCAAGTTATCGAGAGAAATGTTTGAACATATACAAAGCAaaataagagcaagtacaatagagctgagtcagctggctataagaaataaactaatatatttttgcttagttaaaggaaagagaaaaagagagagaaggtaaACGGACTCTTAGTTaaaagccagctctagcacgtgctcctatgcATTTTATAAATATGAAAGTGggtcatataataaaaaaataatacatttttacaataaactattgtacatgttggctacAAGATGAACTATAGATGATATGACAATggtttatagccagcagttggctatactattgtacttgctttaAAAAGAGTTGAACACTTCTTATTTCACTCACCATCGCTGCTGACGGCACATCCACATGACAATAGTACGTACTACTTAAAAGAGGGTGAACCTATGAattgcaataaagcttaagcgggATTTTCAATCCTACTGCCTGACCAACCACAGATAACCATGCTGCCAAGTATTGCAGAGATCGATCCTTGTCTCCCAGTTTATGAAGAAGCAACTTCATCCAGTCACTGGTTCcacatggatgcaaggtgaaccaTGGCCTACTTAGGTGGGGATGCTCCTGCAGGAGGGCAAGAGACGCTCAACCATTTTTAGCGAATCTAAGGTTTCAACTAATTAGTGAACAAGAAAGCATGTATGTGTTTTACATATCACTAGCAAAAATgtctgtgcgttgcaacggagaAAAGAAACATCACATATCTAAGAATGTACACGACCCTTTATTTAGGTCCATGATCTCTATTTTAACATAGCAAATCAACAATGTCGTCACTTATCCTCCAAACCATCTCCCCTCTCTTATGTGTGGTTTGTAATTGTAATACTTTAAGATCTAATGTAATACTAAAAATCCTATTATCAGAAGCTATATTTGCTTTATTGTAATAGAAatatgtccgtgcgttgcaacggaaaaaaatAAATCATTCATCATACATACATTAGACGTTATCAGCAAATCTTTTAAAATCTTTCACGAGGTCATATTTGAAACAACATGATAAGTGGTGTTGTGCAAAAAACATGAAGGTGATACGGTGTTATAAGTGTACTGAAGTTGTGTCCAATTTATTAGACAAAAAAAATACCTACCTAGTTGTTGGTATCAATTCATGCCTTTGCCTACGTTTCTCCTCACTGATGCCCAACAAATAGTGCATTaggttgaaaatagcaaagtacatTTTAGTACTCAATGTTAGCATGTGCATAACAATATCATTTTTGTCTTGTTGATATATGTTTTTGCAATTGTATCCATGTGAAGACTTAACTTAGTTTTAAACATACATCAACAATTTAGTGTACATCAGCGTACATGGGTTGATTATTGTGCACTCTACGAATTAGAGAGAATGGGCATGTGCTTGTTGTGACCTTTTGCATATGGTAGTTGGTAGGAATGAACATTCCTAATGTGCCGATAGTCGATTTTATGAGAGTATCAATCTATCCTAGCTAATCAATTTAAATGGTAGGAAACATATATATTAGACATTCAATATATCCCATATAAAGAGTATGAATTAAGgatacatcataaatataattactgaaataataaacatgcatgaTAATATTATATTTGGAATCTGCATAATTTTTTGGATGATTTTCATATGTAACATGTTAAATTAAGGTCAAGGCTTGGAAGATAtgaaaaaaatacagaaaaaggagAGTAATGGGATTTGAACTCAGATCTCCCGAATGCAAGCTCGAAATACATAGCCAGTCGGGCTCTTGTTCTTTGGTGATGCTTGTTGGGATAATTTTGTATGAATCAGCTTTGATGGACTGCGAGTTAAAAAGGAAGCGAACAGCAAAAGGCGAGAGAAGTGGAACTCGAACTCGGGTCTCCCAAGTGATGCAGCCAGTCAGCCACTTATTATCTTATGCACAtatttagggataactttataTGAAACATGCACGACGGGCTGCGATTTAAAAAAACGAACCGTTTTTTATAACTTATGGAtggcatagtgggtaatttaTTACAACTTTGAGGGTAGTTTCAATGACGGAGGACAGAAGCAATATTTgctttatatatatgtatatgtatatatatacctcggtttTCAAAACAATCAAGGTGCCCAgtcacctaggtgccccaaacatttGACCATTTTAGGACGCCCGTTTGGGGCACCTTGCCTAAAAACCGTTGGATTACATTGAGATGTGTGCATGTGTAATTAGTATTAATCATAATGGATCAACCCATTAGCTCTTTATTAAGAAATAATTATTGCTAATTATTGCTTGATATGGACCCTTAATGCATAGATTAAATAAGGTAGAAAAAATGAGCAATTAATGGTCCGGCCATGTATGCTTCATGTACGTGCCCAACTTTATTTCTTATACATgcacttttttcctttttatataaTATAAGAAGTCATATACATAATTAAATACTTAGGTATATCATCATCTTGGGTATAAAAGGTATGGTTACCTTTTGTCCCCATGGGAAAATACTCATGTACGAATATAGTTATGTAGCCGGGTATATACGTAGTCATATTCTATGGAGCTGGGTATATACGTACCTGTGTATGTAAATAATTTCGTTAGGTATTAGATAGTTAGCAAATAAACTATTGATTATATACCTACCCGCGTATGTACAtaattttattagtaggtattcCATACCTATATTAGATAgttagaaaacaaaaataaaatgtaacgtttcaaaaaaattaaatacaTGTGTTAGTAGGTATAGGTATTATATACGTGTATTAGATATCTAGGAAACAAAAATACGCGCAATAGATAACCATATCAGATCAAATAAAAATCAGACATTAATATTATTTATTATATGGCAAGTCTTGCATGTCTAATAGTTAGGAAACAAAAAAAGAATCATAAGTATGAAAAGTCTTGCCATATAATAGCTGCCCACCTAAAGTTACATCCTTAGGTGGGCAAGTATGAAAAGTCAGCTCCTTTTTTATCTCATCTAAAGTTAGTAGCTGCCCACCTAAGGACAAGTTGCAGATGTTGGCTATCAAAAAGGAGAACAGAGGAAGTAAATATATAGCAATTTTACGGGATGTGCATACCAGACTGAAGACCTTGAAAATATAGCACCGGAACCTTGTAAGAAAAGCTGTAGACAATATGGAaatcataaacatgaacattatcCCTGGAGCTCTGAACCTGCAAAGAGATAGAAATCATGGCTGgcgaatactccctccgtcccaaaataagtgtcgcaaaatttgtagtacaaattttatactagatcaacgacatttattttgggacgggggAGTATTTAAATTAGGAGCTGAAGATTTTTAGTTTTATAACTTAAAAGTCAATCGCAAAAGAAGGATCGCAGTTATCACGGTCCTTATTGAAAAAACATCAATTCAAATTGCAGACTTACACAGCTATTTGGTGAAACTGTTGTATTTTTTTGTCTGAAGTCTGAACATATGAAGCGGCTGGGTGCAGAGCGATGTAATATAGCAACATTCTGGCAACAGAAACATATGATACTGGAACAGGAATGCCCAGCCCAGTAAAAACTTACCCAGGTATCATGTTGTACAACATcatcaggggcagggtcgtcatcGCTCTCCTCACTCTGTTCCAGAAGGAGACATTCAGTAAATTACTAATGCCTTGGCAGCTTCATATTACCATCAGATAGCCAAAGAAATAAACAGCCCGCCCACCTGGCTTCCTGCGCCAATGCGGTACACTCCTTGGAGGGCTACGAACCCCTCAGTCTGTCTGCAGAAAACAAGCCGCTCCATGGGTTATCGCAAAATTCAGAGTCTTGGAgtctgtttgggactgctctgctTCAGAAATTCAGCTCAGCTCTAGAAAATGtaagccaaacggggtagcttCACGATATACCGTTTcacaaaaaaactagaatctggggTCCAACTACTTTTTTTTTGTGAAGCTCTCTAGGAGGTGTTCCATAAAATTATGGAAACTGGAGTTGGAAGAAAATTAtccaccactgccaccagtaagtggataccccttcgtttattacctctcatccaatcaaatagatccTTTTCACCAAATTTTTCATTCGTGAAGCTGAAGCTAAATGAgagccaaacattctcttgaaATGGTTGCAACTCCTATATGAAACTGCTTTAAAGTGAATTTGATGAAGCGGAGCTGATTTTGATGGAGCAAAACAGTCCCAAACATGTCCTTAAATCCAAGTGACGGAAAAAATAACAAGAGAGATAGATAACTAAGAGATGAGGAGGTCAAGTCCGTTGAGCATCTGACCTCAGAATCAGATGGCACCCCCATCTTGCGGCAAGGCCTCCACTCCCAGTCGGGAAGAGAGTCGTCGACGTCGATCCCGCGGAACCccccattgccattgccaagacGAGCGCGGTAAGCAACGACCAACAAGGCGGACACTGGCTCTTTTTGGAGACGGAGGTGCGGCGGGCGAGGTGTCGGGATGGAGGAGGCGTGCTGAGTTCAGCGGCCGAACCAATCGATCGAGTCCCGCGGGCTGCGGTCCTTCTCGAATTGGACTAGTGGTGGGCTGCGCGGCGGGCGGGGACGGAGGGGCAGCGGCGTCGCCGAGATGGGACGTGCGGCTGCGACGGAGGCGCCGAGGTGGGAGGTGCGTCAACGGTCAGCGTCTGCTCGTCGGCGACGTGGCTCCAACTCCGGCCGGCGAAGAGTAAAGATGTGTGTTGCTGCACATTTCTAAAAGAAACCCTGATACACCGGATACCCAGCGCAGGGAGCCCCGCGAAGGCGGGTTTTTCTAAAAGAAAAAGAACATCGCTAAGCTTAAAAGAATTTAACACGACTTAAACATTCGTATAAACACACATACATTCATCTTTATGAACATACACATGCATACAGTTTTAAAATTTACAGTCATTATGAACACGTCGTCGTTGACGGAAACGTCTCCTTTCATTGAATGTGCATCGTCGAAAAATctaaaataaattcagaaataatACGAACGTCAGAGATTGAAATCTGGACGATCACTAAGCTTAATTGATCAATAATGTTTACAATTAATAAGAAATGTATAAACTACCATCCGCACATGTCAGAGAACTAGCGATGCAACGGAGCGGAGGTCGCTACCGGGGAGGAAGAGGAACCACCGAACCGAACGTGTTTGTGCAGCACAGGCGCCCAGCCAACAACCATGAACATACATGCTGCAACATTTTTTTCTCAGTTCTACAATAGACACTACCCAGACAGCCACCCATCACGAAACAAAAATAGGGCACGGTGAAAAGGTTTATTCATGCATCTAGAAAAAGATTTATTCTGTGTTAAAGAAAAGGTTTATTCCAGCTCTAGACTTGCAAGTTTCTTGCGGGCAAAGGTGGACCGGCAATCGGAGTACATACATACAGACCAAAATAACATTGAAACGACAGATCAAACACTAGCCTGTAGCAATACAAAGAAATATGAAACAATTGTGTTAAGAGAAAACTCTGATTGCCACGGACAGGGGAGAAAATCTCGCTGGCTCGACGACAACAGCATTCGGTACCATCAGGCTAGGTGATGCCGAAACAGCGAGGCCATCTCAATCTACAACAGGAGATGGGAGTCTGTCAGGTGAACTGTAAAAGTAGACGGGTTTATAAACTTCCCAAGCAAATAAGTACTTACAGCTGTTATAGCGGTCTCGGCGCCCTTGTTTCCTGCCTTGCCACCAGCACGATTTAGCGCCTGCAGCAAGAACGTGTGTGATTTTAGCATTTGTTTTCACACAAGGAAAGTTTAATTGGTTAAGCAAGGATCAAACCACACATAAGCTAAATGATCACGTTATGCACATGGCAATTGCACCATAAAGCATGTAGGGCACTTCACACTTCTGCATCATTGCTACACGCATGCTGGAACCAAGTTGAGATTACTTTACAGAACGCATATCAACAGGATTGCTTCTCTTATCAGCATGTACAAGTGGAGATGCATCTTCAGTTTGAGTTGGCATATGGCTTTGAAACATGATCGAGAACATTCAAGTCTTTACCTCCTCCAAAAATGTTATTTCTTCTGATGGTACTATGGATTCATGGTACAGAATAACTAGCTAATTAAAATAGATGGGTGAAATAACAACCGAACAGGATACATAATTATGCTTTTATGGAACATTTAAAAAGACATATATGTTACTGAATCATGAATTACCTGGTCCATGTCATCACAGGTCAAAACACCAAACACGCAGGGGATACCTATGGTAAAATTAGAAAAGCAATCAGCCAGATTCTGAATTTTAAGTAGCTGCAAATTGTAATCACCAGATAGAGAAAACAACACAAGGTTCGGATGTCACAATTCGAACCCAATAATCTTTACTCACACTAGTCACTGGGTACATAACTCTCTAAGTCATATGAGACATATATGGATATCTGTTGCTGTTTAGCTTTGAATGTTCATTGAGCATCAATGATTATCAAAAACTTTCCCATCTAGTTATGCCTATTAACAGCTGGAAAATTAAATGTAAACCCATATCCATATGCACCCATAGTGGCCTTACTAATAAGAAAtacgacaattggaacataaatgGACTCAGAGAATAAGTTCTCTACAACCCAACTGGCTTGATAAAAGGAGGCTAAGAGATAAAAGCAACATACCAGCAGACAATCCAGCATTGAGTACACCTGAAGCAGCAGAGTTTGCAACAGCATCATAGTGAGTTGTGTCACCTCTAATCTGCAAATCGTTCCAAAAAAGAACTTCAAAATCAAATAGCATCAACACGATAACTATGGGTTTACGAAGGATAGCTTTTAGCTAGTATtactatgacaacaacacgaGCAGCATGATTaatggagggaaatacttatcaagcttggcataagctagCCTTATGCTGCTTAAAAGACAGACAGGTTGCAGAATCATggttaagagatgttaaaagacaaTAAGATATATGTGAAAGTCCTTATTCCAACAAGTTGTGATTTTCTGATTTCTAAATTATAGATAATGTGATAGCCTCTACCTCATagacagcaaaagaagaaaagggcaTAAAAGTATGCTGGTCTCTTCAACTTTTGAGATTTAATCATCTGACAAAGATACAAAGAAGACTTACCACAGCCCCAATGCACAAAATTGCATCATACTTTCCAGACTTCCCAAGCTTCTGTGCTGCAACAGGAATTTCAAAGCTGCCAGGAACACTAACAACCTAAAAAAGAAGTTGAAAATTAGAGTGATGCATGGAAAAATAGTTGCATAACTTATTTAGGATTAAGGTTGTTTTTAATCAGTGTGCAGATGAAGCATCATGCACTATGTATATTGGTGTAAATTTATTTATATCTaagatttctaagaacacttttgcCTCGGTAGAGCCCCCCTCCACAAAACGTAAAAAGGGAAACGTATACCCATCTCGTATTGTACACTTTTGTACACTACAGGCGGCCGTACATACACCCACCTCGTATTTCATACGTATGCTGGCCTGTACTGTACAATACGAGATGGGTATACGTTCCCCTTCTATGTTTTGTGGAGGGGGGGCGAGGGGGGCTTTACATGGAAAACAACCCATTTAAAGATATGTCATGTCAAAGATTCTGTTAGAGCGATAAAATTCGTTATATTAGTGTCCCTACACAATTATACAACCCCCATGTAAAACTTTCATCAAGGAAGATCAAAGTAGTTCACAAACACGTATACATAAATTATATATGTTGTCCAAAGAACAGGAACAACATAGTTTCTCCTTGAAGTGGTTAAGTCATCCAACAAGAGTGGGTGCATGCTGAATTGGTGATTCATGGGCAATAGTTCATGAAACAAGTGTTTTGGCCCCAACAGCAGTTAGGAAAGCAACCAAACAATATTAATCCAAAGGCACATTGTTTTCCTTCGTCTTCTTTTTTGCAAATTGACCATGAGTTCTGATATTTACATGGCAAGAAACTGCTGAGCAGCCGGGAGATGATTTTGTTTGGGCTAGGTTATAACATCACCTCTTTAAGAACCGAAAAACATGATGGGTTGTTAATGAGGTTCAAGATATGTTTGCATTTCAACATGGCCCAAAATAACTTCGATTTAAACAAGTGAATAAAGATACGCACGGTGATATTTTCTGCTTTGACGGAGTATCGCTCGAATGCCTCTAGAGCCCCCTGCAGAAGCAAGTTGGTCACTATCTCATTGAACCGTGCCACAACCTGCACGTCGATTAAAGAACCAGAGTTAGACAATGGAAAGGTAAATGGTGTTGAAAAACAGGAAGGTAGTGGTTCTATTTGCCAGGTGGTTCCCTCTATTAATCATGCTGGTAGTGTTGTTGTCTCCTTATAAGTTTTGTTCATGGCCAAGATTTCATTAACAGGTTCAGTACAAGTTTTATCTCCAGTGATTCTATTTCTAGTCATAAGCCATTAACCACTGTCTCTTATTGAAGTAAAGTCGCTCGCTGGCCAAGAGGTGGCGACACAGAGGAGCAATCACTCACCACGCCGAACCTGAGCCCCTCGTTGTTGGTCAGCGACCCCATCAGCCGCTGGTGCCCTGCGGCGGCTGCGGTCACGACGGAGAGCCGAGAGGCCCGAGCATCCACGACCAGCGCGGCCGGACGAACTGCACGAATCGAATGGCAGGAATCAGAAGCAGCAGGCCGTCGAAAGAGCGGCGGTCGAGATGGTGAGCAGGAGCGTACCGGAGTTGGGCGACGGGAACGAGGcagcggcgactctgggcgaaCGCAGAGGCGCGCTGGATAGCCACGCGGAGGAGGAGGCCCCCGCGGCCGCGGACGACGTTGCCGGTGAAGCCGCCATATCCGCTTAGCCGTCGGTGGGTGTCGAGAAGATCTGTCTGCTGCGGCCTGCTGCTGCTCAAGTCCGGTCGTGGGGATGTCAAAGATGTGTTGCCTTTTCACCTGTGCAGAGCTGCAGGTCAGGTGCGTTTCAGAGTGGCATTTTGGTAAAAGCAATGTGCTTTTTCAGAGTGGCATTTTGGTAAAAGCAATGTGCTTTTTCAGAGTGGCGTTTTGGTAAAAGCAATGTGCTTTTGGTCGAATTTCACgggaaaccaaaaatacaaatcgAAATTTGGAAGTCTGAGGAACGAGATTACAAAATTCTAGATTAAGAAAATTCTGGAACCGTAAGGCGAATAAAAAATAGAACTCTAGAATATTAACTATTAGATTATAGTTAAGATAATACATCCCAGATCACTGTGCAAACTGCAAGTCATAGCAAAGATACTACAATCTAACTACTGAATATTAACTACTAGGAGCATTAACTCCAGAATACACTGGAGTAGTTGCATTTAATATTATCAAGATATAAATGATCACTGAATATTAACTATTATAATCTAATTATAATGATCACTGAATATTAACTATTTAATGATCACTGTGCACATACATTCAGTAGTTGCATTTCTGGTAGATAGATCTTGTATATTGGAGTAGTAACTACTAGGAGCAACCAATCTACAAGTCATAGCTAAGATAATACATCCCAGATCCAGATGCAAACTACAACTACCAGAGATCAATTCTCCTAGAAACTAGCTGGTCAAAAGAGCACAACTACATCGCACAACAACAAGACCTAGAAGCCAGAAATCTACAGACTACCGCGGCACAATCAAAGAGACGGAAAACATTCCGGGTTGGCCGAAGAAACTTACGGGTTCCTGGGAAAATTTGGTATGGTAATAACCCCTTCCCGAGCGCGCCCGCTTGATCCGATTCCGATCTCAAGAATTCCCCCCTCTCCCGACACAGATCTCGAGCCCTCCCGACGagtccttctctctctttttttcttcttttcttatctggcggcggcggcggcgagacgGTGGGGGTGGGAGGAAATTCTTGTGCAACGAGTTAGCGTGCGGATGAGAGAGGAACCCTCGTCCCGGCCCGCTATTTAGGTGGTGTTTGGTTTGAGGGATAACCAACCAGTGGATAGGGATAGTCAGTTTTAGGAAAGATGCCACTCGTTTGGTTTGATGGTAAAGTAGGGTGGGGATAAACAGATACCTAGGAATATTCCTTCAAAAGCTGGCTAAGGTGGCGTTTGGTTCACGGGTGAGGATACCAGGTGGCTGGGGATAGCCATTTTTTGTTGTTTGGTTACAAGGGATTAGATGAGTTGGATAACCGCATTATTTTGTTTGGTAGGGAGGATAGAGGTGACTAGGGATAGCCATTTGTGTGTTTGGTTGAGAGGATTGAAGAGGGGATGATTGTTGCACTCACCAATTTGTTTGAGGTGGTAAGATTACCCAAATCCACGTTCTACGGTCGTGCGAAGAGAAGAATGCCAAAGATTAAACAACTCCTTCTCATTTATAGGAGGATTGTTCCCCCACTCATTCAAATGGTATCTCACTCCACGAAAAGGGGGCAAGAACCCTGGCTTGGCTCCATATCCAGCATCAGCTAGATAAAATTTTCCTACAATATGAGCAACAAGCGGTTTACTCTTAGCTATATTCGATAGTGTCATTGACAAAATGTTGCTAACTCTCGTTACCTTATGGTACACGAAGACCATTTGGACGGGTTAACGCATCATGTAAGACTAGCGCATCGTGTGCTGACCCCTCCCAACCAGCCAATACATACGTAAACCGAAGATCAGAATCAACGGCTGCCATCACATTTTGAGTTGTAGGGATCTTTCTACCACGAAAGGAAGGCTCCATGTCCTTTGTTACAGAGGCTCGTACATGTGTACCATCAATAGCTCCGATACAATCCTATTTTGTGGAAAAGAAACAAGGAATTAAGGTCTAAGTAAATCATAGCCTACAAAATACATGATCATGGCAGCAGGACATAGCAGTTCATGACGGCAAGTATATGTTAATGGCAGAATGTACACTAGTTTATACCTTCAGAAGAGTTCCAAACAGATAGGATGCAAAAGAGTGTCTCCCCTTAGGCCACTATCTCCCGTCCAAGCTGCAGAAAATAAACAAGAGGAATAGATCGTCAGGCGCATATATGGAAAGAACATACATGTTGCAAAAGAATGAACAGAACAGAGAGTTCCTCCCACTGGCGCTCTGCTTCCCTGGTAAACCAGCGACCaaactgccctctccttccccagTGCCCTCTCCTTCCCGGCGACCAAACTGCCCTCTCCTTCACCAAACCTCCCGTTCCacactgccctctccttccccagTGCCAAACCCCCCACCCCCTCCAGCCCCCGGCGAATCTGGTCGTTCCCGGCGGCCGGATCCCTCCGTTGCAGTCGGCTCGATCCGTTCCCGGAGGCAGAAAACAGAGAGGATAGAGAGGGGAACGAGGAGAAGGGGGGGTCTGTACCTCCGTTGCGTCGGAATCGCCGTCCTAGCGCTCGATCCAATCGCCGTCGCTGCCGCCGCTTGTTCTGTCGAGAGGGGAGTTGTGAGAGATAGGATAGGGGGGGGGAGTCTATTTTAAACCTTAAATTCATGGTGGTTGGGCTATTTAAACCCTGAACTCGAAATCCGAGTCGTTTTCACCGTGAACTCGCGAATCCCGGTCTAAATCGAATCCTACACATGTTTGGTACACTGGGAATGCGACGATCCCGACCGGGATTACAGTCTACTCTCACCGGCATGTGGACCCTAAGTGTCGGACCCTTCTTTCTTAATGGCAGATGAAAACAGGTGTATTGCACGATGAGGAGAGCATGCtggttgatacgttcatttttgcatcatgctttcatgttgatatttatcactttatggactgttattatactttatggtaccatacttatgtcttttctttcttattttgtaagatttatttaaagagggagaataccggcagttggaattgtggactgg
This window encodes:
- the LOC123428616 gene encoding uncharacterized protein LOC123428616; this encodes MKGDVSVNDDVFIMTLSDVLFLLEKPAFAGLPALGIRCIRVSFRNVQQHTSLLFAGRSWSHVADEQTLTVDAPPTSAPPSQPHHASSIPTPRPPHLRLQKEPVSALLVVAYRARLGNGNGGFRGIDVDDSLPDWEWRPCRKMGVPSDSEVRCSTDLTSSSLSYLSLLLFFPSLGFKDMFGTVLLHQNQLRFIKFTLKQFHIGVATISRECLSEESDDDPAPDDVVQHDTWNVAILHRSAPSRFICSDFRQKNTTVSPNSCYSPAMISISLQVQSSRDNVHVYDFHIVYSFSYKVPVLYFQGLQSGMHIP
- the LOC123427136 gene encoding 6,7-dimethyl-8-ribityllumazine synthase, chloroplastic-like, whose product is MAASPATSSAAAGASSSAWLSSAPLRSPRVAAASFPSPNSVRPAALVVDARASRLSVVTAAAAGHQRLMGSLTNNEGLRFGVVVARFNEIVTNLLLQGALEAFERYSVKAENITVVSVPGSFEIPVAAQKLGKSGKYDAILCIGAVIRGDTTHYDAVANSAASGVLNAGLSAGIPCVFGVLTCDDMDQALNRAGGKAGNKGAETAITAIEMASLFRHHLA